The Daucus carota subsp. sativus chromosome 9, DH1 v3.0, whole genome shotgun sequence genome window below encodes:
- the LOC108192661 gene encoding tetrahydroberberine oxidase encodes MKISLAKIFVFCSFWVILSSASSHEDFVQCLTRFSPNTNSITKQIYTPQNSSYTSVLESSINNLRFAGSSTPKPLVIVTPTEDSQVQAVIYCAKKHHIQMRIRGGGHDYEGLSYVSKAPFVVLDMVRYNKIDVDHEAATAWVQSGATLGELYYSIAQKSSTLGFPGGFWYTVGVTGLIGGGGYGNLRRKYGLAADNVIDARIVDVKGRILDRNSMGEDLFWAIRGGGASSFGVILSWKLKLVSVPEIVTAIQLDRTIEQNGTEILHKWQSVAPNLPKDVEIRVIAATIWKNRPNPVARTVLTDDSIARNRAEKTILLRFSGYFLGGQEKLVSMMNKEFSELGLTKEDCTELSYIQSAQRFSLLSTSESPEVLLNRTSFRIPFKAKSSYAERPISRKGLEGIWTRLLEYDPGTTNFVFTSYGGRMNEIAESAIPFPHRAGTLFMIYMRVQTDGDAEKRIEWIRELYEYLTPYVTKNPRTSYVNYNDLDLGVNNEEGPTSYKRASVWGKKYFKNNFDRLVRVKSSVDPGNFFRHEQSIPPFS; translated from the coding sequence atgaaGATTTCATTGGCCAAAATCTTTGTTTTCTGTAGCTTTTGGGTAATACTTTCATCAGCTAGCAGCCATGAAGATTTTGTCCAGTGTCTCACCCGTTTTTCACCCAACACAAACTCAATAACCAAACAAATTTACACCCCACAAAACTCATCTTACACTTCTGTCTTAGAGTCCTCGATAAATAATCTACGTTTTGCGGGCTCTAGCACCCCCAAGCCCCTTGTGATTGTCACACCAACGGAGGACTCTCAGGTCCAGGCAGTGATTTATTGCGCGAAAAAGCACCACATCCAGATGAGGATCCGGGGAGGGGGGCATGACTATGAGGGCCTCTCGTACGTCTCGAAAGCGCCTTTTGTGGTGCTTGACATGGTTCGCTACAATAAGATTGATGTTGATCATGAGGCTGCCACTGCATGGGTGCAATCCGGTGCAACATTAGGTGAACTCTACTACAGCATTGCTCAAAAAAGTAGTACCCTTGGATTTCCGGGTGGATTCTGGTATACTGTGGGTGTTACTGGACTCATTGGTGGCGGAGGCTATGGAAATTTACGACGTAAATATGGCCTTGCTGCTGACAATGTGATCGATGCTCGGATAGTGGATGTCAAGGGAAGAATTTTGGATAGAAATTCGATGGGGGAAGATTTGTTTTGGGCTATTAGAGGAGGCGGTGCTTCTAGTTTCGGTGTCATTCTTTCTTGGAAACTAAAGCTCGTTTCGGTTCCTGAAATTGTGACAGCTATTCAGCTCGACAGAACAATAGAACAAAATGGCACTGAAATTCTTCATAAGTGGCAATCTGTGGCTCCTAACCTTCCCAAAGACGTCGAAATTAGAGTTATAGCCGCTACTATATGGAAAAATAGGCCTAATCCAGTAGCCAGAACAGTACTTACCGATGACTCCATAGCtagaaaccgagccgaaaaaaCAATTCTGTTAAGGTTTTCGGGCTATTTCCTTGGCGGTCAAGAAAAACTTGTTTCCATGATGAACAAAGAGTTCTCTGAACTAGGCCTGACAAAAGAAGACTGCACCGAACTCAGTTACATTCAATCTGCACAACGTTTTTCCCTGCTTTCGACATCCGAGTCCCCTGAAGTTCTGCTAAACAGAACATCATTCAGAATCCCTTTTAAGGCCAAATCAAGCTACGCCGAAAGGCCAATTTCAAGAAAAGGCTTAGAGGGAATATGGACCAGGCTCCTTGAATATGATCCCGGGACGACAAATTTTGTTTTCACTTCTTACGGAGGCAGAATGAATGAAATTGCAGAATCTGCAATTCCATTCCCCCATAGAGCTGGCACATTGTTCATGATCTATATGAGAGTGCAGACTGATGGAGATGcggagaagagaatagaatggATCAGAGAGCTGTACGAGTATTTGACACCTTATGTAACGAAAAATCCGAGAACTTCGTACGTGAATTATAATGATCTTGATCTGGGAGTCAACAATGAAGAAGGTCCAACAAGCTACAAGCGAGCAAGCGTGTGGGGTAAAAAGTATTTCAAGAATAATTTCGATAGATTGGTTCGGGTTAAGTCGTCGGTTGATCCTGGAAACTTCTTCAGGCACGAACAGAGTATCCCTCCATTTTCGTGA